The Oryzias latipes chromosome 1, ASM223467v1 genome contains a region encoding:
- the htt gene encoding huntingtin isoform X10 — translation MATMEKLMKAFESLKSFQQQQGPPTAEELVQKQKKEQATTKKDRVTHCLTICENIIAQSLRTSPEFQKLLGIAMEMFLLCSDDSESDVRMVADECLNKIIKALMDSNLPRLQLELYKEIKKNGASRSLRAALWRFAELAHLIRPQKCRPYLVNLLPCLTRITKRQEETVQETLAAATPKIMAALGNFANDGEVKLLLKSFVANLKSSSPTIRRTAASSAVSVCQHSRRTSYFYTWLLNVLLGLLVPVDEEHPSHLILGTLLTLRYMMPLLQQQVNTTSLKGSFGVMRKEADVQPTPEQMLQVYELTLHYTQHWDHNVVTAALELLQQTFRTPPPELLHLLITAGSIPHATVFRQDNESRARSGSILELIAGGGSSCSPLLLRKQRGKVLSGEEDGLEDEAEKSEVPAAAFTDGSSVSQVDIITEQPRSSQHALQPADSVDLSASSEQGGGGGTSASGTPESPNENEEEMLSRSSSGGANAAPETAEYTSSEIAVPEGEEGGAMLATHDRSLPPSDSSQTTTEGPDSAVTPSDVAELVLDGSDSQYSGMQIGTLQDEEEEGTASSSLEEPSELFMPSALALSKPHLFDGRGHNRQGSDCSVDRFLPKDEPAESEPDVRVKPSRIKGPIGHYTDQGAEPLVHCVRLLAASFLLAGEKHDLIPDKEVRVSVKALALSCVGAAAALHPEAFFNSLYLEPLDGVPLQDQQYISDVLDFIAHGDPQIRGGTAILCGAILQAALTKTRYNISTWLASVQRATGNPLSLADLVPLIQKTLKDESSVTCKMACAAVRHCIMTLCSSTLSELGLQLVIDLLSLRDSSYWLVRTELLETLAELDFRLISFLERKSDALHKGTHHYTGRLQLQDRVLNDVVICLLGDDDPRVRHVAASVVSRVVPRLFFDCDQGQVDPVVAIARDQSSVYLQLLMHETQPPSQFTVSPITRTYRGYNLSNAVSDVTLENNLSRVVTAVSHAFSSSTSRALTFGCCEALSLLASNFPVSTWSAGWHCGFVSSSSTFSSHPGLSRSRGRALSFSQSSNTPSAAATSPDVERRTLTVGMANMVLSLLSSAWFPLDLSAHQDTLLLSGNLIAAVAPKCLRNPWAGEEEGSGGSAAAGPNKMEEPWAALSERTLVNMVEQLFSHLLKVLNICAHVLDDTPPGPAVKAALPSLSNTPSLSPIRRKGKEKEATEPNAGPLSPKKSTEVNTGRPPEGTGSTVVNKSTTLGSFYHLPPYLKLYDVLKATHANYKVTLDLHNHEKFGSFLRATLDVLSQLLELATLHDIGKCVEEILGYLKSCFSREPTMATVCVQQLLKTLFGTNLASQHEGILSGPSRSQGKALRLGSSSLRPGLYHYCFMAPYTHFTQALADASLRNMVQAEQEQDASGWFDVMQKASNQLRSHIVNATRHRGDKNAIHNHIRLFEPLVIKALKQYTTSTSVVLQRQVLDLLAQLVQLRVNYCLLDSDQVFIGFVLKQFEYIEVGQFRDSEAIIPNIFFFLVLLSYERYHSKQIIGIPKIIQLCDGIMASGRKAVTHAIPALQPIVHDLFILRGSNKADAGKELETQKEVVVSMLLRLIQHHQVLEMFILVLQQCHKENEDKWKRLSRQIADVILPMIAKQQMHLDSPEALGVLNTLFESVAPSSLRPVDMLLKSMFTIPASMASVATVQLWVSGILAVLRVLISQSTEDIVLSRVHELSLSPHFLSCRTIRRLQQQGAAQCELPAAETLSNQEANGDAQKAPPEETFARFLLQLVGVLLDDISSRRVKVEITEQQHTFYCQQLGTLLMCLIHVFKSGMFRRITAAASRLLKAESGGGLTGSEANLFYPLEGLNSKVQCLITTHPPLVLLWCQVLLIINYTNYSWWAEVHQTQRRHSLSSTKLLSSHSSGEGEEESCESRLAVVNREIVRSGALILFCDYVCQNLHDSEHLTWLIVNHVRDLIALSHEPPVQDFISAVHRNSAASGLFIQAIQSRCDNLTAPTTLKKTLQCLEGIHLSQSGSLLMLYVDKLLDTPFRVLARMVDTLACRRVEMLLAETLQNSIAQLPVEELDRIQEYLQTSGLAQRHQRFYSLLDRFRATVANSRSPTPPVTSHPLDGNPPPSPEQVVADKEWYVALVKSQCGLRGDVSLSETTELLTKLPSAELLNTMSRKDFNLGLLCPSVSVGVQRLARGQGPLLLETTLQVTLDQLAEVTGSLPVPHQSFLPPPEPQPYWEQLADLYDKPGFYSRVLALCRALSQYLLKVGQLPSSLQIPSDKEHLITTFTCTATEVVAWRLLHDQLPLSVDLQWALSCLCLSLQQPCVWNKLSTPEYTTQTCSLVYCLRLIIVAVAVSPGDRLLHAEKRQAGDKDADADDVHSGRAKNPCEWRACEIMAELVEGLQSVLCLGHPKNSAFPAFVTPMLRNIIISLSRLPLVNSYTRVPPLVWKLGWSPQPGGEFGTTLPEIPVDFLHEKDVFREFLYRINTLGWSSRTQFEETWATLLGVLVTQPITMDQEETQQEEDLERTQLNVLAVQAITSLVLSAMTLPTAGNPAVSCPEQQPRNKSLKALETRFGRKLAVIRGEVEREIQALVSKRDNVHTHHPYHAWDPVPSLSVASAGTLISHDKLLLQINTERDMGNMDYKLGQVSIHSVWLGNNITPLREEEWGEDEEDEADTPAPTSPPLSPINSRKHRAGVDIHSCSQFLLELYSQWLIPGSSGHRRTPTILISEVVRSLLAVSDLFTERNQFDMMFSTLMELHRLHPPEDEILNQYLVPAICKAAAVLGMDKAIAEPVCRLLETTLRSTHLPSRMGALHGVLYVLECDLLDDTAKQLIPTVSEYLLSNLRAIAHCVNLHNQQHVLVMCAVAFYMMENYPLDVGPEFVAAVIQLCGVMVSASEDCTPSIIYHCVLRGLERLLLSEQLSRMDGEALVKLSVDRVNASSPHRAMAALGLMLTCMYTGKEKASPASRPAHPDPQAPDSESIIVAMERVSVLFDRIRKGFPSEARVVSRILPQFLDDFFPPQDIMNKVIGEFLSNQQPYPQFMATVVYRVFQTLHATGQSSMVRDWVLLSLSNFTQRTPVAMAMWSLSCFFVSASTSQWISALLPHVISRMGSIEVVDVNLFCVVAMDFYRHQIDEELDRRAFQSVFETVAAPGSPYHRLLSCLQSIHQDTSL, via the exons CGACGTCCGGATGGTGGCTGACGAGTGCCTGAACAAAATCATTAAA GCGCTGATGGACTCTAATTTACCCAGACTGCAGCTGGAGTTGtacaaagaaattaaaaag AACGGTGCCTCTCGGAGTCTGAGGGCGGCTTTGTGGAGGTTTGCTGAGCTGGCCCACCTCATCAGGCCGCAGAAGTGCAG GCCGTACCTGGTGAACCTGCTGCCGTGCCTCACCCGCATCACCAAGCGGCAGGAGGAAACCGTGCAGGAGACCCTGGCTGCAGCAACGCCCAAAATCATGGCCGCGCTAGGAAACTTTGCGAATGACGGCGAGGTCAAG cTCCTGCTAAAGTCGTTTGTTGCCAACCTGAAATCCAGCTCCCCCACCATCAGACGGACGGCGGCCAGCTCCGCCGTCAGCGTATGCCAACACTCCAGACGCACCAGCTACTTCTATACCTGGCTTCTGAATGTGCTGCTAG GTCTGCTGGTTCCAGTAGACGAGGAGCATCCCAGTCATCTGATTCTGGGGACGTTATTGACTCTACGCTACATGATGCCTCTGCTACAGCAGCAGGTCAACACTACCAGCCTCAAAGGAAGCTTTGGGGTCATGAGGAAGGAGGCAGATGTTCAGCCGACACCTGAGCAGATgctacag GTGTACGAGCTGACCCTACACTACACGCAGCACTGGGATCACAACGTGGTCACGGCGGCTCTggagctcctgcagcagacGTTCAGGACGCCGCCGCCAGAGCTCCTCCACCTGCTCATCACAGCGGGCAGCATTCCTCACGCCACCGTGTTTCGCCAAGACAACGAGAGCCGCGCCCGTTCTGGCAGCATCCTGGAGCTCATTG CAGGAGGTGGGTCTTCCTGCAGTCCACTCCTCCTCAGGAAACAGAGAG GAAAAGTGCTCTCTGGGGAGGAGGATGGATTAGAGGACGAGGCGGAGAAGAGTGAGGTTCCTGCTGCAGCCTTCACAG ACGGCTCCTCTGTCTCCCAAGTGGACATCATCACGGAGCAGCCCCGCTCCTCCCAGCACGCCCTACAGCCCGCCGACTCGGTGGACCTCAGCGCCTCCTCGGAGCAGGGGGGCGGAGGTGGGACGTCCGCGTCTGGCACGCCCGAGTCGCCCAACGAAAACGAGGAGGAAATGCTGAGTCGGAGCTCCAGCGGCGGGGCTAACGCCGCCCCGGAAACAGCAGAGTACACCTCCTCAGAAATCGCCGTGCCAGAAGGAGAAGAAGGCGGAGCGATGCTCGCCACTCATGACCGCTCGCTTCCACCCAGCGACTCTTCTCAGACGACCACGGAGGGACCGGACTCTGCTGTGACGCCTTCAGACGTGGCTGAGCTG GTCCTTGATGGCAGTGACAGTCAGTACTCTGGGATGCAGATCGGAACACTGcaggatgaagaagaggaaggaaCGGCGTCATCCTCGCTGGAGGAACCCTCAGAACTGTTCATGCCGTCAGCTCTTG CTCTCAGCAAACCTCACCTCTTTGATGGCCGAGGTCACAACCGACAGGGCTCCGACTGCAGCGTGGACCGTTTCCTCCCCAAAGATGAGCCTGCCGAGTCAGAACCTGACGTTAGGGTCAAG CCGTCACGAATAAAGGGCCCAATTGGACACTACACAGACCAGGGGGCGGAGCCACTCGTGCACTGTGTTCGACTGCTTGCTGCCTCCTTCCTGCTGGCAGGGGAGAAACACG ATTTGATTCCTGACAAAGAGGTGCGCGTCAGTGTGAAGGCCTTGGCGTTGAGCTGCGTCGGAGCTGCAGCCGCTCTGCATCCTGAAGCGTTCTTCAACTCCCTCTACCTGGAGCCGCTGGACGGCGTTCCCCTGCAAG ACCAACAGTACATCAGTGACGTTCTGGACTTCATTGCCCATGGGGACCCTCAGATCAGGGGGGGCACGGCCATCCTCTGCGGAGCCATTTTGCAGGCCGCCCTTACCAAAACCCGCTACAACATAAGCACTTGGCTGGCCAGTGTGCAAAGGGCAACAG GTAACCCTCTGTCCCTGGCGGACTTGGTGCCTCTAATCCAGAAAACTCTAAAGGACGAATCTTCGGTCACCTGTAAGATGGCTTGCGCAGCAGTGAGG CACTGCATCATGACTCTGTGCAGCAGCACCCTGAGTGAGCTCGGCCTGCAGCTCGTCATAGACCTCTTGTCTTTGAGGGATTCTTCCTATTGGCTCGTTCGCACAGAACTCCTGGAGACTTTAGCAGAATTGGACTTCAg atTGATAAGTTTCTTGGAGAGAAAAAGCGACGCTCTACACAAAGGAACCCATCACTACACGGGG AGACTGCAGCTCCAAGACAGAGTCCTGAACGACGTGGTCATATGTCTGTTGGGAGACGATGATCCGAGAGTGCGGCACGTGGCTGCGTCTGTCGTTAGCAG AGTGGTTCCACGGTTGTTCTTTGACTGTGACCAAGGCCAGGTCGACCCTGTGGTGGCAATCGCCAGGGACCAGAGTTCAGTCTACCTTCAGCTACTCATGCACGAGACCCAGCCTCCTTCCCAGTTCACCGTTAGCCCAATCACCAG GACCTACCGAGGTTACAACCTGTCCAACGCCGTGTCTGATGTCACGCTGGAGAACAACCTGTCAAGAGTTGTCACCGCCGTCTCTCACGCCTTCTCGTCCTCTACATCCAGAGCTCTAACT TTTGGCTGCTGTGAGGCTCTGAGCCTCCTGGCGTCAAACTTTCCGGTCTCCACGTGGAGCGCAGGCTGGCACTGTGGCTTCGTTAGCTCCAGCAGCACCTTTTCTTCCCATCCTGGGCTCAGCCGCAGCAGAGGAAGGGCCCTCAG TTTTTCACAGTCCAGCAACACTCCGTCCGCTGCAGCGACTTCCCCAGACGTGGAGCGGAGGACCCTGACTGTGGGGATGGCCAACATGGTGCTCTCCTTATTGTCTTCAGCCTGGTTTCCACTGGATCTTTCTGCACATCAAGACACACTTTTACTCTCGGGGAACCTGATAGCCG CCGTGGCTCCTAAATGTCTGCGCAACCCCTGGGCTGGAGAAGAGGAGGGCAGCGGTGGAAGCGCCGCTGCTGGCCCAAATAAAATGGAGGAGCCCTGGGCGGCGCTGTCGGAACGCACCCTGGTCAACATGGTGGAGCAGCTGTTCTCACATCTGCTGAAGGTCCTCAACATCTGTGCCCATGTGCTGGACGATACACCTCCAGGACCGGCAGTTAAG GCGGCTCTTCCATCCCTGAGCAACACTCCTTCTCTCAGTCCCATCCGTAGGAAAGGGAAGGAAAAGGAGGCTACTGAACCCAACGCTGGTCCCTTGAGTCCCAAAAAAAGCACTGAGGTCAACACAG GCAGACCCCCAGAAGGCACGGGGTCAACAGTGGTCAACAAATCCACCACTCTTGGAAGTTTCTACCACCTGCCCCCTTATCTCAAGCTCTACGATGTCCTAAAGGCCACGCACGCCAACTACAAA GTGACGTTGGATCTCCACAACCATGAGAAGTTTGGCAGTTTTCTTCGCGCCACCTTAGATGTTCTGTCTCAGCTGCTGGAGCTTGCGACTCTGCATGACATCGGGAAG TGTGTCGAGGAAATTCTGGGCTACCTAAAGTCCTGCTTCTCCAGGGAACCCACCATGGCTACTGTTTGTGTGCAGCAG TTGTTGAAGACCCTGTTTGGGACCAACCTGGCGTCTCAACATGAAGGCATTCTGAGTGGACCCAGCCGCTCTCAAGGCAAAGCTCTCCGTCTCGGCTCCTCCAGCCTGCGACCAGGCCTTTATCACTACTGCTTCATGGCTCCGTACACGCACTTCACCCAGGCTCTGGCTGACGCCAGTCTCCGGAACATGGTGCAGGCTGAGCAGGAGCAGGATGCGTCCGG ATGGTTTGATGTCATGCAGAAAGCGTCCAATCAGCTGAGGTCCCACATTGTAAATGCCACGCGACACAGAGGAGACAAG AATGCCATTCACAACCACATTCGACTGTTTGAGCCGCTGGTGATCAAAGCCCTGAAGCAGTACACCACCAGCACCTCTGTGGTCCTGCAGAGACAGGTGCTGGACCTGCTGGCCCAGCTGGTGCAGCTACGAGTCAACTACTGTTTGCTGGACTCGGATCAG GTGTTCATAGGTTTTGTTCTGAAGCAGTTCGAGTACATTGAAGTGGGACAGTTCAG AGATTCTGAGGCCATCAttcccaacatttttttcttcctggtgCTGCTGTCCTATGAGCGATACCACTCCAAGCAGATCATTGGCATCCCTAAGATCATCCAGCTGTGCGACGGCATCATGGCAAGTGGCAGGAAGGCCGTCACACATG CCATCCCGGCCTTGCAGCCCATAGTTCACGACCTGTTCATCCTGCGGGGTTCCAACAAAGCAGACGCAGGCAAAGAGCTGGAAACACAGAAGGAAGTGGTGGTCTCCATGCTGCTGCGACTCATACAGCACCATCAG GTGTTGGAGATGTTCATCCTGGTGCTGCAGCAGTGTCACAAAGAAAATGAGGATAAGTGGAAGAGGCTGTCCCGGCAGATCGCTGACGTCATACTGCCCATGATTGCCAAACAGCAG ATGCATTTGGACTCCCCCGAAGCGTTGGGAGTGTTGAACACACTGTTTGAGAGCGTGGCCCCCTCCTCCCTCAGACCTGTGGACATGCTGCTCAAGAGCATGTTCACCATCCCAGCCAGCATG GCCTCGGTCGCCACAGTCCAGCTGTGGGTGTCTGGCATCCTGGCTGTGCTCAGGGTGCTGATCTCTCAGTCCACCGAGGACATTGTTCTGTCCCGCGTCCACGAACTGTCCCTCTCCCCTCACTTCCTGTCCTGCCGCACCATCCGCCGCCTGCAACAGCAGGGCGCCGCCCAGTGCGAGCTTCCTGCTGCTGAAACGCTTTCCAACCAAGAAGCTAATGGAGACGCACAGAAAGCTCCACCGGAGGAGACGTTTGCTCG GTTCCTCCTTCAGCTGGTCGGCGTTTTACTCGACGACATTTCCAGCAGGCGGGTGAAGGTGGAAATCACGGAGCAGCAGCACACCTTCTACTGCCAGCAGCTGGGCACGCTGCTCATGTGTCTCATACATGTCTTCAAGAGTG GCATGTTTCGCAGGATCACGGCAGCAGCCAGCCGTCTCCTGAAGGCCGAGAGCGGAGGAGGTCTGACCGGTTCCGAAGCAAACCTCTTCTACCCCTTAGAGGGGCTGAACAGCAAGGTCCAGTGCCTCATAACCACCCATCCTCCGCTGGTTCTGCTGTGGTGCCAGGTCCTCCTCATTATCAACTACACCAACTACAGCTGGTGGGCGGAGGTTCATCAAACACAGAG acgccACAGCCTCTCCTCCACCAAGCTACTGAGCTCCCACTCCTCTGGAGAGGGCGAAGAGGAAAGCTGCGAGTCGCGGTTAGCCGTGGTGAACAGAGAGATCGTACGCAGTGGAGCCTTAATCCTCTTCTGTGACTACGTG TGCCAGAACCTTCATGACTCGGAGCATCTGACTTGGCTGATTGTCAATCACGTGCGTGACCTCATCGCCCTCTCCCATGAGCCTCCAGTTCAGGATTTCATCAGCGCTGTCCACCGCAACTCAGCCGCCAGCGGCCTCTTCATCCAGGCCATCCAGTCCCGCTGTGACAACCTCACTGCT CCCACCACGTTGAAGAAGACTCTGCAGTGTTTGGAGGGGATCCACCTCAGTCAGTCTGGATCTCTGCTGATGCTGTACGTGGACAAACTGCTGGATACACCTTTCAGGGTTCTGGCTCGCATGGTGGACACACTGGCGTGTCGCAGAGTGGAGATGCTGCTGGCTGAGACTCTCCAG AACAGTATAGCCCAGCTACCTGTGGAGGAACTGGACAGGATCCAGGAATACCTCCAGACCAGTGGACTGGCTCAAAG GCATCAGAGGTTCTACTCCCTGCTGGACAGGTTCAGAGCAACCGTTGCCAACAGCAGGAGCCCCACCCCTCCAGTGACATCACACCCATTGGATGGAAATCCACCCCCTTCCCCTGAGCAGGTTGTCGCTGATAAG GAATGGTACGTGGCTCTGGTGAAGTCCCAGTGTGGTCTTCGTGGAGATGTTTCCCTGTCCGAGACGACAGAGCTCCTCACTAAACTACCTTCTGCCGAGCTGTTAAACACCATGAGCCGCAAG GATTTCAACCTCGGCCTGTTGTGTCCATCCGTGAGCGTGGGGGTTCAGAGGTTGGCACGAGGCCAGGGCCCACTTTTGTTGGAGACGACCTTGCAGGTCACACTAGATCAGCTGGCAGAGGTCACCGGGTCACTTCCTGTTCCACACCAGTCCTTCCTGCCTCCACCTGAACCCCAGCCTTACTGGGAGCAGCTGGCTGATCTGTACG ACAAACCAGGTTTCTACTCCAGGGTTTTGGCGCTGTGCAGAGCGCTGTCCCAGTATTTACTGAAAGTGGGCCAGCTGCCTTCATCACTGCAAATTCCTTCTGACAaggagcacctcatcaccaccttCACCTGCACTGCCACAGAG GTTGTGGCGTGGCGCCTGCTCCACGACCAGCTGCCCCTGAGTGTGGACCTGCAGTGGGCCCTGTCCTGTCTGTGTCTGTCCCTGCAGCAGCCCTGTGTCTGGAACAAGCTCTCCACCCCGGAGTACACCACCCAAACCTGCTCCCTCGTCTACTGCCTACGCCTCATTATTGTTGCAG TGGCCGTGAGTCCAGGTGACCGCCTGCTGCATGCAGAGAAAAGACAGGCGGGGGACAAAGACGCTGATGCAGATGATGTGCATTCGGGGCGTGCCAAAA acCCGTGTGAGTGGCGGGCATGTGAGATAATGGCGGAGCTGGTGGAAGGCCTGCAGAGCGTCCTCTGCCTGGGTCACCCCAAGAACTCTGCGTTCCCTGCTTTTGTTACCCCGATGTTGCGCAACATCATCATCAGTCTGTCCCGGCTGCCGCTGGTCAACAGCTACACCCGAGTGCCTCCGCTG GTTTGGAAACTGGGCTGGTCCCCCCAGCCAGGAGGAGAGTTTGGCACCACGCTGCCAGAGATCCCCGTGGACTTCCTGCATGAGAAGGACGTCTTCAGAGAGTTTCTGTACCGCATCAACACTCTGG GCTGGAGCAGCAGGACGCAGTTTGAGGAGACCTGGGCCACGCTGCTGGGGGTGCTGGTCACCCAACCCATAACGATGGACCAGGAGGAGACGCAACAGGAG GAGGACCTGGAGCGCACTCAGCTCAATGTGTTGGCGGTGCAGGCCATCACCAGCCTGGTGCTGAGCGCCATGACCCTGCCCACGGCTGGCAACCCGGCTGTCAGCTGTCCGGAACAGCAGCCGCGCAACAAAAGCCTCAAAGCCCTGGAGACGCG GTTTGGGAGGAAGCTGGCTGTCATACGGGGGGAGGTGGAGAGGGAGATTCAGGCTCTGGTGTCAAAGAGGGACAACGTTCACACGCACCACCCGTACCACGCCTGGGACCCCGTCCCCTCCCTGTCGGTGGCGTCTGCAG GAACGCTCATCAGCCACGACAAGCTGCTGCTTCAGATCAACACCGAGAGAGACATGGGCAACATGGACTACAAACTGGGGCAG GTCTCCATCCATTCAGTCTGGTTGGGAAATAACATCACTCCACTCAGGGAGGAGGAGTGGggggaggatgaagaggatgaagcCGACACCCCTGCACCCACCTCGCCACCGTTATCTCCTATAAACTCCAG GAAACACCGGGCTGGAGTGGACATCCACTCGTGTTCCCAGTTCCTCCTGGAGCTCTACAGTCAGTGGCTGATCCCCGGCTCCTCGGGTCACAGGAGGACCCCCACCATCCTCATCAGTGAAGTGGTTCGATCG CTGCTGGCAGTGTCGGACCTGTTCACGGAGCGGAACCAGTTTGACATGATGTTCTCGACGCTGATGGAGCTGCACAGGCTTCACCCACCAGAGGACGAGATCCTGAACCAGTACCTGGTGCCTGCCATCTGTaaagctgctgctgtgctgggCATG GACAAAGCGATCGCTGAGCCTGTTTGCCGCCTGCTGGAGACCACCCTGCGCAGCACCCACCTGCCCAGCCGCATGGGGGCCCTGCACGGCGTGCTGTACGTGCTGGAGTGCGACCTGCTGGACGACACCGCCAAGCAGCTCATACCTACAGTGTCGGAGTATCTTCTGTCGAACCTCAGGGCCATTGCTCA TTGTGTGAACTTGCACAACCAGCAGCATGTGTTGGTGATGTGTGCAGTGGCCTTCTACATGATGGAGAACTACCCGTTGGACGTCGGACCAGAGTTTGTGGCTGCAGTTATCCAG TTGTGTGGGGTCATGGTGTCGGCCAGCGAAGACTGCACGCCCTCCATCATCTACCACTGCGTGCTGCGCGGGCTAGAGCGCCTCCTGCTGTCGGAGCAGTTGTCCCGCATGGACGGAGAGGCGCTGGTGAAGCTCAGCGTGGACCGCGTCAACGCGTCGTCGCCGCACAGAGCCATGGCCGCCCTGGGCCTCATGCTCACCTGCATGTACACCG GCAAGGAGAAAGCCAGCCCCGCCAGCAGGCCTGCCCACCCCGACCCGCAGGCCCCAGACAGCGAGTCCATCATCGTGGCCATGGAGCGGGTCTCCGTGCTCTTCGACAG GATCAGGAAGGGTTTTCCCAGTGAGGCCCGGGTGGTGTCCAGGATTCTGCCCCAGTTTCTGGACGATTTCTTCCCTCCACAGGACATCATGAACAAGGTCATCGGAGAGTTCCTGTCCAACCAGCAGCCTTACCCACAATTCATGGCCACCGTGGTCTACAGG GTGTTCCAGACGCTCCACGCCACGGGCCAGTCGTCCATGGTGCGAGACTGGGTGCTGCTGTCTCTGTCCAACTTCACCCAGAGGACCCCGGTGGCCATGGCCATGTGGAGCCTGTCCTGCTTCTTCGTCTCAGCCTCCACCTCGCAGTGGATCTCTGCTCT CCTGCCGCACGTGATCAGTCGAATGGGCTCCATCGAGGTGGTGGACGTCAACCTGTTCTGCGTGGTGGCCATGGATTTCTACCGGCACCAGATCGACGAGGAGCTGGACCGCAGGGCGTTCCAGTCCGTCTTCGAGACCGTGGCGGCGCCCGGCAGCCCCTACCACCGGCTGCTCAGCTGTCTGCAGTCCATCCACCAGGACACGTCGCTGTAA